A region from the Paenarthrobacter aurescens genome encodes:
- the cysK gene encoding cysteine synthase A, producing MARIYDDVTQLVGRTPLVRLNRLTEGLDATVAVKLEFYNPANSVKDRIGVAIIDAAEKSGALKPGGTIVEGTSGNTGIALALVGAARGYKVILTMPETMSTERRVMLRAYGAEIVLTPGSEGMRGAVEKAQEIVANTENSIWAQQFANEANPAIHRATTAEEVWEDTDGEVDIFVAGVGTGGTITGVGQVLKERKPGVQIVAIEPKDSAILNGGAPGPHKIQGIGANFVPEILDTNVYDEVLDATLEDSVRVARELGAREGILGGISSGAIVWGALELAKRPENAGKLIVAVVCDFGERYISTVLFDDIRG from the coding sequence ATGGCAAGGATCTACGACGACGTCACGCAGCTGGTCGGCCGCACTCCGCTGGTTCGTCTGAACCGGCTCACCGAAGGCCTCGACGCCACCGTTGCAGTCAAGCTCGAGTTCTACAACCCGGCCAACAGTGTCAAGGACAGAATCGGCGTGGCCATCATTGACGCTGCCGAAAAGTCCGGAGCCCTGAAGCCGGGCGGAACCATCGTTGAGGGTACTTCAGGCAACACCGGCATCGCCCTTGCCTTGGTAGGCGCAGCACGCGGCTACAAGGTCATCCTGACCATGCCTGAGACCATGTCCACCGAGCGCCGCGTCATGCTGCGCGCTTATGGCGCCGAGATCGTCCTGACGCCCGGATCTGAAGGCATGCGCGGCGCTGTCGAAAAGGCTCAGGAAATTGTTGCCAACACGGAGAACTCCATCTGGGCGCAGCAGTTCGCCAACGAGGCCAACCCTGCGATCCACCGCGCCACCACAGCGGAGGAAGTCTGGGAAGACACCGACGGTGAAGTAGACATCTTCGTGGCCGGCGTAGGCACCGGCGGCACCATCACAGGTGTGGGCCAGGTCCTCAAGGAGCGCAAGCCCGGCGTACAGATTGTGGCCATCGAGCCCAAAGATTCGGCGATCCTCAACGGTGGAGCCCCTGGCCCGCACAAGATCCAGGGCATTGGCGCCAACTTTGTTCCCGAAATCCTGGACACCAACGTCTACGACGAAGTCCTTGACGCGACCCTGGAAGATTCGGTCCGCGTGGCCCGCGAGCTCGGTGCCCGCGAAGGTATCCTGGGCGGCATCTCCTCCGGTGCGATCGTCTGGGGTGCTTTGGAGCTGGCGAAGCGCCCCGAGAACGCCGGCAAGCTGATTGTGGCCGTGGTGTGTGACTTCGGAGAGCGTTACATCTCCACTGTGCTGTTCGACGACATCCGCGGCTAA
- a CDS encoding acyltransferase domain-containing protein: protein MATSPYTDLFGLLDITGEDAVECAHLLDTPPDEPVLRAITAMQDRLGNFPLDPVTADGPVQDEAGVERIWIEALLRFAPNVHAYHQNLGINKAVSAASLADVGLQLRINRRVHGHFGLDTWAWLTLHMAGNLFRLGRLQFHLVPDGSQTPEWVLGVHIPEDGGLSPELVDASFAEARSFFPRFFPDKPARNATCDSWMLDPYLAERLPKSNIASFARRFTLDRCTDAPTDAVYFTFRQRGLHDLNRLPRETSLQRVVLERIDDGGTWQLGHGHLAL, encoded by the coding sequence ATGGCCACCAGCCCTTATACGGATCTTTTCGGGCTCCTTGATATCACCGGCGAAGACGCCGTTGAGTGTGCACATCTTCTGGACACGCCCCCTGATGAGCCTGTACTGCGGGCAATCACAGCAATGCAGGACCGGCTCGGAAACTTTCCGCTTGACCCCGTCACGGCAGATGGGCCTGTACAGGATGAAGCCGGCGTGGAGAGAATCTGGATTGAGGCACTCCTCCGCTTTGCTCCGAACGTTCACGCCTACCACCAGAATCTGGGCATCAACAAAGCTGTTTCTGCGGCCTCTTTGGCGGATGTAGGTTTGCAGCTCCGCATTAACCGGCGGGTCCACGGTCATTTTGGTCTCGATACCTGGGCTTGGCTCACGTTGCATATGGCCGGAAATCTGTTCCGGCTGGGCCGGTTGCAGTTTCACCTGGTGCCTGACGGCAGCCAAACCCCAGAGTGGGTTCTTGGCGTCCACATACCCGAAGATGGCGGCCTCTCCCCTGAGCTGGTGGATGCCAGTTTCGCAGAGGCCCGGTCCTTCTTCCCCAGGTTCTTCCCCGACAAGCCTGCCCGCAACGCTACGTGTGATTCCTGGATGCTTGACCCTTACCTGGCAGAACGCCTTCCCAAGAGCAACATCGCTTCCTTTGCCCGGCGCTTCACACTGGATCGCTGCACCGATGCTCCTACCGATGCCGTCTACTTCACGTTCAGGCAGCGTGGGCTCCATGACCTCAACAGGCTCCCACGGGAAACCTCACTTCAGCGGGTGGTCCTGGAACGGATCGACGACGGCGGTACCTGGCAGCTCGGGCATGGTCACCTGGCGCTGTAA
- the msrA gene encoding peptide-methionine (S)-S-oxide reductase MsrA: MKTFVLGGGCFWCLDAVYQKTRGVSSVVSGYTGGHVRNPDYYEVCSGTTGHAEVVAVTFDETVVPEEVILDMFFALHDPTTLNRQGYDVGTQYRSSMFYTTTEEKVLFEEAIERAQPLWSDPIVTEVSRLPEFYDAEEVHQNYYAKFPYQGYCQVIINPKLAKARKYYSAWLTA; the protein is encoded by the coding sequence ATGAAAACTTTCGTACTTGGCGGCGGCTGCTTCTGGTGCCTTGATGCCGTTTACCAGAAGACCCGCGGCGTCAGCTCGGTAGTGTCCGGCTACACCGGCGGCCACGTCCGCAACCCCGATTACTACGAGGTATGCTCCGGGACAACCGGCCATGCTGAAGTCGTGGCTGTGACGTTTGACGAAACCGTGGTTCCGGAGGAGGTCATATTGGACATGTTCTTCGCGCTCCATGACCCCACCACGCTGAACCGGCAGGGCTACGACGTTGGTACCCAATACCGTTCATCAATGTTCTACACAACTACGGAAGAAAAGGTGTTGTTCGAAGAAGCAATCGAACGCGCCCAGCCCCTGTGGTCGGATCCGATTGTGACCGAGGTGAGCCGCCTTCCGGAGTTTTATGACGCTGAGGAAGTGCACCAGAATTACTATGCAAAGTTCCCTTATCAGGGCTATTGCCAGGTGATCATCAACCCGAAGCTGGCAAAGGCCAGGAAATATTACTCTGCATGGCTTACTGCTTAG
- a CDS encoding glyceraldehyde-3-phosphate dehydrogenase — MSQTSDSCLDKWMGREALAEAMIPVIGRLYRENNVVTSIHGRSLINKSTMNILKAHRFARRMSNHELLLEETAPLLNALSELELGAAAIDIARLTEKFRAEGNGASLDEYLRAELAEIVGKRGADDRTSTDVVLYGFGRIGRLLARILIEKAGGGHGLRLRAIVVRKGAENDLVKRASLLRRDSVHGSFEGTIRVDEEANTITANGVQIQVIYSDNPATVDYTAYGIKDALVVDNTGRWRDAEGLSQHLQSKGAARVLLTAPGKGDLKNIVHGINHRDISDEDKIVTAASCTTNAITPVLKAINDKFGIIHGHVETVHSFTNDQNLIDNFHKGDRRGRSAALNMVITETGAAKAVAKALPELQGKLTGNAIRVPTPDVSMAILNLNLEKGTTRDEVNDFLREMSLHSDLRKQIDYIDSPDVVSTDFVGSRRAGIVDGLATISNDKNLVLYVWYDNEFGYSCQVVRVMEEMAGVNPPSFPARDVVAPIAVLETAGA, encoded by the coding sequence GTGAGCCAGACGTCAGATTCTTGTCTTGATAAGTGGATGGGCCGGGAGGCCCTCGCCGAAGCCATGATTCCGGTAATCGGCCGGTTGTACCGGGAAAACAATGTGGTCACGAGCATCCACGGCCGGAGCCTGATCAACAAGTCCACCATGAACATCCTCAAGGCACACCGATTTGCGCGCCGGATGAGCAACCATGAACTGCTGCTCGAAGAGACTGCTCCGCTGCTGAACGCACTCTCTGAGCTGGAACTCGGTGCGGCCGCCATTGATATTGCACGCTTGACCGAGAAGTTCCGGGCCGAAGGCAACGGGGCCTCCCTGGATGAGTACCTGCGTGCCGAGCTCGCAGAAATCGTGGGAAAGCGTGGGGCTGACGACCGCACCAGCACCGACGTCGTGCTGTACGGCTTTGGCCGCATCGGCCGTCTCCTGGCCCGCATCCTGATTGAAAAGGCCGGCGGCGGACACGGTCTGCGCCTTCGCGCGATTGTTGTCCGCAAGGGTGCTGAGAATGACCTCGTGAAGCGCGCTTCGCTGCTTCGCCGGGACTCGGTACATGGCTCCTTCGAAGGCACCATCCGCGTGGACGAGGAAGCCAACACCATCACGGCCAACGGTGTACAGATCCAGGTGATCTACTCGGACAACCCTGCCACTGTTGACTACACCGCTTACGGCATCAAGGATGCCTTGGTAGTAGACAACACCGGCCGCTGGCGTGACGCCGAGGGCCTTTCCCAGCACCTGCAGAGCAAGGGCGCTGCCCGCGTTCTGCTGACGGCCCCGGGCAAGGGCGATCTGAAGAACATTGTTCACGGCATCAACCACCGCGACATCTCAGATGAAGACAAGATCGTCACCGCAGCATCCTGCACCACCAACGCCATTACGCCGGTGCTGAAGGCCATTAATGACAAATTCGGCATCATTCACGGCCATGTGGAGACCGTTCACTCCTTCACCAATGACCAGAACCTGATTGACAACTTCCACAAGGGTGACCGCCGCGGCCGTTCCGCAGCATTGAACATGGTCATCACGGAGACCGGTGCCGCGAAGGCTGTAGCCAAGGCGCTTCCGGAACTGCAGGGCAAGCTCACAGGCAACGCCATCCGCGTACCCACCCCGGATGTCTCCATGGCCATTTTGAATCTGAACCTTGAAAAGGGCACCACCCGGGATGAAGTCAACGACTTCCTCCGCGAAATGTCCCTCCACTCGGATCTTCGCAAGCAGATCGATTACATCGACTCTCCGGATGTTGTCTCCACCGACTTCGTTGGCTCCCGCCGCGCGGGCATCGTGGACGGCCTCGCAACGATTTCCAACGACAAGAACCTCGTTCTGTACGTCTGGTACGACAACGAATTCGGCTACTCCTGCCAGGTTGTTCGTGTCATGGAAGAGATGGCCGGTGTGAACCCGCCGTCCTTCCCTGCACGTGACGTGGTTGCGCCCATCGCTGTGCTTGAAACTGCTGGCGCCTAG
- the epsC gene encoding serine O-acetyltransferase EpsC, which translates to MSFFARLKEDLDAARSHDPAARGSFENFFAYSGLHAIWAHRITHRLWQNPALRFPARLISQLARFLTGIEIHPGATIGRRFFIDHGMGVVIGETAEIGEDVMIYHGVTLGGRSLAKVKRHPTIGDRVTIGAGAKVLGPITIGAGSAIGANAVVVKDAPADSIITGIPATWRHRDARSETKPAVDPAEYYIEYRI; encoded by the coding sequence GTGAGCTTCTTCGCAAGGCTTAAGGAAGACCTCGACGCCGCCCGGTCCCACGACCCGGCGGCTCGAGGCTCTTTTGAGAACTTTTTCGCATACTCCGGCCTGCACGCCATTTGGGCGCACCGGATAACGCATCGTCTCTGGCAGAATCCGGCGCTGCGTTTTCCTGCGCGCCTGATATCCCAATTGGCAAGATTCCTTACCGGCATTGAAATCCACCCCGGTGCAACCATTGGCCGCCGGTTTTTCATTGACCACGGCATGGGAGTGGTGATTGGCGAGACTGCCGAGATCGGTGAGGACGTGATGATCTATCACGGAGTAACGCTCGGCGGCCGATCGCTGGCCAAGGTCAAACGGCACCCTACCATCGGTGATCGCGTCACCATCGGTGCCGGCGCCAAAGTCCTGGGTCCGATTACCATCGGCGCGGGCAGTGCAATTGGCGCCAATGCCGTAGTGGTCAAGGATGCCCCGGCTGATTCGATCATCACGGGTATCCCCGCGACGTGGCGCCACCGTGATGCACGATCCGAAACCAAGCCTGCCGTGGATCCGGCGGAGTACTACATCGAATACCGGATCTAA
- the def gene encoding peptide deformylase, with the protein MTVLPVTIWGEPVLHRRASEVEVFDDELRSLIADMFETNDAANGVGLAAPQIGVGKRLFVYKYANDDGVPEQGVVVNPVLTLSKVSGALPDPDEHVEGCLSFPGEYYPLQRAEWTRVQGFDGDGNPVDFEATGWFARILQHEFDHLDGKLYVNRLVDRYSKKALKQAKKNGWGVPGLTWMPGVDPDPFGH; encoded by the coding sequence ATGACCGTCCTGCCAGTCACCATCTGGGGCGAACCTGTACTGCACCGCCGGGCAAGCGAGGTGGAGGTCTTCGACGACGAACTCCGCAGCTTGATCGCGGACATGTTCGAAACCAATGATGCCGCTAACGGGGTGGGGCTCGCCGCACCCCAAATCGGCGTGGGCAAGCGGCTCTTCGTCTATAAGTACGCCAACGACGACGGTGTTCCGGAGCAGGGTGTGGTGGTCAACCCGGTGCTGACACTGTCCAAGGTCTCAGGAGCGCTTCCCGATCCTGACGAACACGTTGAAGGCTGCTTGTCCTTCCCGGGTGAGTACTATCCTTTGCAGCGCGCAGAGTGGACACGGGTTCAGGGCTTCGACGGTGACGGTAATCCCGTGGATTTCGAGGCAACCGGCTGGTTCGCCAGGATCCTGCAGCACGAGTTCGACCACCTGGACGGCAAGTTGTATGTCAACCGGCTGGTGGATCGGTACTCGAAAAAGGCGCTTAAGCAAGCAAAGAAGAACGGTTGGGGCGTGCCGGGCCTGACATGGATGCCGGGCGTCGATCCCGATCCGTTTGGACACTGA
- a CDS encoding Nif3-like dinuclear metal center hexameric protein gives MEAVNTPLSDVDSVEEDQTADAGGDPTLGQVLLAVEELWPESLAEDWDEVGLVVGRPSVPVTKVLFAVDPTLAVIDEAVEWGADLLITHHPLLLKGVNSVAATSAKGLAVHRLIEAGTGLLTVHTNGDSAVGGVSDVLADAFGLENVTPLTPASNGLPEEGIGRVGDLPDLETLGDFAARVFEMLPAVAGGVRVAGDKDGLVRRVAVCGGAGDSLFDAVRASNADVYVTADMRHHPASEAREGATNGRPYLIDVSHFASEWLWLPAAADALGNVLADQGYDVEIRVSGTNSDPWDFILTPGGD, from the coding sequence ATGGAAGCAGTAAACACCCCCCTTTCTGATGTGGATTCCGTCGAAGAGGACCAGACAGCGGACGCCGGCGGTGATCCTACGCTCGGTCAGGTGTTGCTGGCTGTGGAGGAACTATGGCCGGAGTCCCTGGCCGAAGACTGGGATGAGGTAGGCCTCGTAGTGGGCCGCCCGAGTGTTCCCGTCACAAAAGTGCTCTTTGCCGTGGACCCCACCCTTGCCGTGATCGATGAGGCTGTGGAATGGGGAGCGGACCTGCTGATCACTCATCACCCGCTGCTGCTCAAAGGGGTGAACTCCGTGGCGGCCACCTCAGCCAAAGGCCTGGCCGTCCACCGGCTGATTGAGGCCGGAACAGGGCTGCTGACCGTCCATACCAATGGAGATTCGGCCGTGGGCGGGGTTTCCGATGTCCTCGCTGATGCCTTTGGCCTGGAGAATGTGACCCCTTTGACCCCGGCCAGCAACGGCTTGCCTGAGGAAGGCATTGGCCGTGTTGGGGACCTTCCTGACCTTGAGACGCTGGGTGATTTTGCTGCCCGCGTCTTTGAAATGCTGCCCGCTGTGGCAGGTGGGGTCCGGGTCGCTGGAGACAAAGATGGTTTGGTCAGGCGTGTTGCCGTGTGCGGTGGAGCCGGGGACAGCCTCTTCGACGCCGTCAGAGCCAGTAACGCCGACGTGTACGTCACAGCGGACATGCGTCACCATCCTGCATCCGAAGCCCGTGAAGGCGCCACCAACGGCCGGCCCTACTTGATTGATGTTTCGCACTTCGCCAGTGAATGGCTGTGGCTGCCTGCCGCTGCTGACGCATTGGGCAACGTACTCGCGGACCAAGGCTACGACGTCGAAATCCGCGTCAGCGGCACCAACAGCGATCCCTGGGACTTCATACTCACTCCCGGCGGGGACTAG
- a CDS encoding YaaA family protein has translation MLILLPPSEGKTPAAKGPSINWDSLSFPELNPYRAKVLEALGTVSAHEDALALLGVGASLRNDVERNTRLHAEPAAPAHQVYSGVLYDALGYSTMTPTQRRKADESVLVVSALWGAIGFGDHVPAYRLSMGTALPDVGRLASYWKPQLNAALASRTEGELLVDCRSSTYAAAWAPPASRTVNVNVFNEADGKRTVVSHFAKHTRGELARHLLTRRGKAPATPEQLLKAAGEMWTAELVEGTARKPHALNIILSS, from the coding sequence GTGCTGATTCTGCTGCCGCCTTCCGAAGGCAAGACCCCCGCCGCCAAGGGCCCATCCATTAACTGGGATTCGCTCAGCTTTCCTGAACTGAACCCCTACCGGGCCAAGGTGCTCGAAGCGCTGGGCACCGTGAGCGCGCATGAGGATGCCCTCGCCTTGCTGGGGGTGGGCGCCTCCTTACGGAACGACGTCGAACGCAACACCAGACTCCACGCGGAGCCGGCCGCACCGGCGCACCAGGTCTACTCCGGGGTCCTTTACGACGCCCTGGGGTACAGCACCATGACGCCGACGCAACGCCGCAAGGCCGACGAGTCAGTCCTGGTGGTTTCTGCCCTGTGGGGCGCCATCGGTTTCGGCGACCACGTGCCCGCCTATCGCTTGTCCATGGGAACCGCACTGCCCGACGTCGGGCGCCTTGCTTCCTATTGGAAGCCGCAGCTTAACGCTGCCCTCGCCTCACGCACTGAAGGCGAGCTGTTGGTGGACTGCCGCTCCAGCACCTACGCCGCGGCCTGGGCTCCTCCGGCGTCCCGGACAGTCAACGTGAACGTCTTCAATGAGGCTGACGGCAAGCGCACGGTAGTCAGCCACTTCGCCAAGCACACCCGCGGCGAACTGGCCAGGCACTTGCTGACCCGTCGCGGCAAAGCACCGGCAACCCCGGAGCAGCTCCTGAAGGCTGCCGGTGAAATGTGGACTGCCGAACTGGTTGAGGGCACGGCCCGCAAGCCGCACGCATTGAACATCATCCTGTCCAGCTGA
- a CDS encoding HNH endonuclease family protein: MSTTWSAYKRARRRSRQAWAILGLAAATVVAGLSWYFTSGQFSAAEPWVGGPSEAPVFNAGWMKPLRGAAVVAPEKAVDALERLPVKGRAPKSDYDRSAFGQAWADADRNGCDTRNDILRRDLVAVVFTEGSTCKVSGGNFQEPYTGAQVVFQRGQNTSSAVQIDHVVALADAWQKGAQQLTLQQRQMFANDPLNLIAADGPANVKKGAGDAATWLPANKNFRCHYVARQVSVKAAYQLWITQAEKDAMKKVLVSCPEQQTIYSAR, encoded by the coding sequence TTGAGTACCACTTGGTCTGCCTATAAACGCGCCCGCAGACGGTCCCGCCAAGCGTGGGCCATTCTTGGATTGGCCGCTGCCACCGTCGTCGCGGGACTCTCCTGGTACTTCACCTCCGGACAATTCAGTGCTGCTGAACCGTGGGTGGGCGGACCCAGCGAAGCACCGGTATTCAATGCCGGTTGGATGAAACCCCTTCGTGGCGCGGCGGTTGTTGCTCCTGAGAAAGCTGTCGATGCTTTGGAGAGGCTCCCGGTAAAAGGGCGCGCGCCCAAGTCAGATTACGATCGCTCCGCATTTGGCCAAGCGTGGGCAGACGCTGATCGTAATGGGTGCGATACCCGCAATGACATTCTCCGAAGGGACCTCGTCGCGGTGGTGTTCACCGAAGGTTCCACCTGCAAAGTATCCGGCGGTAACTTTCAGGAGCCCTATACGGGTGCCCAAGTAGTCTTCCAAAGAGGCCAGAACACCAGCTCGGCTGTTCAAATCGATCACGTGGTAGCCCTCGCTGATGCCTGGCAGAAGGGGGCCCAGCAACTCACCCTCCAGCAGCGGCAAATGTTCGCCAACGACCCCCTGAACCTGATTGCCGCGGATGGTCCGGCCAATGTGAAGAAGGGTGCCGGTGACGCCGCCACGTGGCTGCCGGCCAACAAGAATTTCCGTTGTCACTACGTTGCGCGGCAGGTCTCAGTAAAAGCGGCCTATCAACTGTGGATTACGCAGGCCGAAAAGGACGCCATGAAAAAGGTTCTGGTTTCCTGTCCGGAACAACAAACCATTTACAGCGCCAGGTGA
- a CDS encoding zinc ribbon domain-containing protein yields MAKAAPAEQLKLLELQGLDAKLRSLAGRRKVLETDPRITDLTDALSVANGELGAAKVAVHDAEAELKRAEADVEQVASRIERDEARLNSGTGLSKDLVALQSDIASLNKRRSDLEDVELEILERLDTLRERQAAQQVIVDDIQGSFGSIRAELDEAIAEIAAEEAVVRGQRAAFAESLDAGILAIYEKTIAKRGVGAARLFHGKSEGSGMMLSPGDLAEVKAAAEDDIVFCPDSGVILVRSAEWN; encoded by the coding sequence GTGGCGAAAGCAGCACCGGCAGAACAATTGAAATTGCTTGAACTGCAGGGGCTCGATGCCAAGCTCAGGTCACTGGCCGGCCGCCGGAAGGTTCTGGAAACGGATCCACGTATCACTGACCTCACCGATGCCCTGAGCGTGGCCAACGGTGAGCTTGGCGCGGCCAAGGTTGCCGTCCACGACGCAGAAGCAGAACTTAAGCGCGCGGAAGCTGACGTTGAGCAGGTAGCCAGCCGCATTGAACGCGACGAGGCCCGGCTTAATAGCGGGACAGGCCTGTCCAAGGACTTGGTGGCCCTGCAGAGTGACATCGCTTCCCTTAACAAGCGTCGCTCGGATCTCGAAGACGTGGAGCTCGAAATCCTGGAACGACTGGACACCTTGCGTGAGCGCCAGGCTGCCCAGCAAGTGATCGTTGACGACATCCAGGGTTCTTTTGGCAGCATCCGCGCCGAACTGGATGAGGCCATAGCCGAGATCGCGGCCGAAGAAGCAGTGGTTCGGGGCCAGCGGGCCGCCTTCGCCGAATCGCTGGACGCCGGAATTCTTGCCATCTATGAGAAAACCATTGCCAAGAGGGGCGTCGGTGCAGCACGGCTCTTCCACGGTAAGTCCGAAGGCTCCGGCATGATGCTCAGCCCCGGCGATCTCGCCGAAGTCAAAGCCGCAGCTGAGGACGATATTGTCTTTTGCCCGGATTCAGGTGTCATCCTTGTTCGCTCGGCGGAGTGGAACTGA
- the mptB gene encoding polyprenol phosphomannose-dependent alpha 1,6 mannosyltransferase MptB yields the protein MTVPVPAARLAGTAKPSGDAAAGEVDNARSPLMAGFIGSMFMVFGSLGVGWLAPVSELRRLPLFIWMRTEGVGVGLSIVLLAIGGMLLVRAWLRLGQRVRVWGLEARKATLQAVAAWGLPMMFTIPLFSRDVYAYIGQGRLMVEGINPYENGISALPNYFQLGADKMWTEAPVPYGQLFLWIEQFVVWVTNVQPEASIMLFRLVAAAGVVLCIIYVPKLAELHGVNPHRALWLTAANPLFLTNFIASVHNDALMIGLALAGLYYCATRRVIWGLILVTLSISIKPITVVFLPFIGLLWAGKHASWPRKFLYWFLTAGLSFGLLYALSLVNGFGFGWINGLSAPGSVWIWYAPVGLIGMVVALIFNAFGLDGWALAKWVYDAGKVLMVAAVAWLIFRGDYDRLMRRLTLAFAVIVLLAPMIQSWYVVWLIPLFAVTGIRNDWQVKALYFIVSFFMVYAISDQLDVFPYLQSEDLGLALILARYGAALIALLFAVYLIFVDPKTKGLFRVRDEAGLRPII from the coding sequence ATGACGGTGCCCGTACCCGCCGCCCGGTTGGCAGGGACAGCAAAGCCGTCAGGCGACGCCGCAGCCGGCGAAGTGGATAACGCACGTTCGCCCTTGATGGCCGGCTTCATCGGTTCGATGTTCATGGTGTTCGGCTCGTTGGGCGTTGGCTGGCTCGCGCCGGTCTCTGAACTCCGTCGTCTGCCGCTTTTCATCTGGATGCGCACCGAAGGCGTGGGCGTTGGCCTGTCCATTGTGTTGCTGGCCATCGGTGGCATGCTGCTTGTCCGAGCCTGGCTTCGGCTGGGGCAACGCGTCCGCGTTTGGGGCCTGGAAGCCCGGAAGGCAACGTTGCAGGCGGTGGCGGCCTGGGGTTTGCCCATGATGTTCACGATTCCCCTCTTCAGCCGGGACGTCTACGCCTATATCGGTCAAGGCCGGTTGATGGTGGAAGGCATAAATCCTTATGAGAACGGGATTTCGGCCCTGCCCAACTACTTCCAGCTTGGCGCTGACAAGATGTGGACCGAGGCGCCGGTTCCCTACGGCCAGTTGTTCCTGTGGATTGAGCAGTTTGTGGTGTGGGTGACCAACGTGCAGCCCGAAGCAAGCATCATGCTTTTCAGGCTTGTTGCTGCAGCGGGTGTGGTCCTCTGCATCATCTATGTACCCAAGCTGGCAGAACTGCACGGCGTGAATCCGCACAGGGCACTGTGGCTGACAGCAGCCAACCCGCTCTTTCTCACCAACTTCATTGCCAGTGTCCACAATGATGCCCTGATGATCGGGCTGGCCCTTGCGGGGCTGTACTACTGCGCAACCCGCCGTGTCATTTGGGGGCTGATCCTGGTAACGCTCTCCATCTCGATTAAGCCAATAACGGTGGTGTTCCTTCCCTTCATAGGGCTCTTGTGGGCAGGCAAGCATGCGTCGTGGCCCCGCAAGTTCCTTTACTGGTTCCTCACAGCAGGCCTGAGCTTCGGTCTTCTCTACGCCTTGAGCCTGGTCAACGGCTTTGGGTTCGGATGGATCAACGGCCTGTCAGCGCCCGGCAGCGTGTGGATCTGGTATGCCCCGGTTGGTCTCATCGGAATGGTTGTTGCTCTGATTTTCAACGCCTTCGGCCTGGACGGCTGGGCGTTGGCGAAATGGGTCTATGACGCCGGCAAGGTGTTGATGGTTGCAGCAGTGGCGTGGCTGATTTTCCGAGGTGACTACGATCGCCTGATGCGCCGCCTGACCCTGGCATTTGCCGTCATTGTCCTGCTCGCCCCCATGATCCAGTCGTGGTACGTGGTCTGGCTGATACCGCTTTTCGCTGTGACCGGTATCCGCAACGACTGGCAAGTCAAGGCGCTCTACTTCATCGTCTCGTTCTTCATGGTCTACGCGATCTCGGACCAGTTGGATGTGTTTCCCTACCTTCAGAGCGAAGACTTGGGACTGGCCCTCATTCTGGCCCGCTACGGTGCAGCCCTCATAGCGCTCTTGTTCGCTGTTTACTTGATCTTTGTGGATCCCAAAACAAAGGGGTTGTTCCGGGTGCGGGACGAAGCAGGTTTGCGTCCCATCATCTGA
- the orn gene encoding oligoribonuclease encodes MPITNERIVWIDCEMTGLDLNNDALIEVAALVTDSELNILGDGVDVVIKPDDAALEQMNDFVRDMHTRSKLLDELPHGKTMAEAEAQVLEYIEKWVPDPRKAPLGGNSVGTDRMFLARDMPNIVEHLHYRVIDVSTIKELSRRWFPRAYFQSPAKHGGHRALGDIKDSIDELRYYRQAVFVPAPGPDTATAQRISKEIMATAETLGTS; translated from the coding sequence GTGCCTATTACTAATGAACGCATCGTGTGGATCGACTGCGAAATGACCGGCTTGGACCTCAATAACGACGCCTTGATAGAGGTTGCGGCGTTGGTGACAGACTCCGAGCTCAATATTCTGGGCGACGGCGTGGATGTGGTCATCAAGCCCGACGATGCCGCCCTGGAGCAAATGAACGACTTTGTGCGGGACATGCACACCCGCTCCAAACTCCTGGACGAGCTCCCCCACGGCAAGACCATGGCCGAGGCCGAGGCACAGGTCCTCGAGTACATCGAAAAGTGGGTGCCGGACCCCCGCAAGGCTCCCTTGGGCGGAAATTCAGTGGGAACCGACAGGATGTTCCTGGCCAGGGACATGCCCAACATTGTGGAACACCTCCACTACCGCGTCATTGATGTCAGCACCATCAAGGAACTCTCACGCCGCTGGTTCCCGCGTGCGTACTTCCAGTCACCGGCCAAGCACGGGGGCCACCGCGCGTTGGGCGACATCAAGGACTCGATCGACGAGCTGCGTTACTACCGCCAGGCTGTCTTCGTCCCGGCACCGGGACCGGACACGGCCACCGCACAGCGCATTTCCAAGGAAATCATGGCTACCGCGGAGACCTTGGGAACCAGCTAG